In Deltaproteobacteria bacterium, a single genomic region encodes these proteins:
- a CDS encoding nucleoside-diphosphate kinase codes for MIEQTFSIIKPDAVERNLQGAILKMIQDAGLTIKAMKMVWMSKKQAEGFYAVHRERPFFGSLTEYMCSGPVVVSVLEGENAIAKYRELMGATNPAQAAEGTIRKLYALDIERNSCHGSDAPETAAVEIPYFFSRLELVG; via the coding sequence ATGATCGAACAGACTTTTTCCATCATCAAGCCCGATGCTGTGGAGCGCAACCTGCAGGGGGCCATCCTGAAGATGATCCAGGACGCCGGTCTGACCATCAAGGCAATGAAGATGGTCTGGATGTCCAAGAAGCAGGCCGAAGGATTTTACGCCGTGCACAGAGAGCGGCCCTTTTTCGGTAGTCTGACGGAGTACATGTGTTCCGGGCCGGTGGTGGTTTCCGTCCTGGAAGGCGAGAACGCCATCGCCAAATACCGGGAGCTCATGGGTGCGACCAACCCGGCCCAGGCGGCCGAGGGTACCATCCGCAAGCTCTATGCCCTGGACATTGAGCGCAACTCCTGCCACGGCTCCGACGCTCCGGAGACGGCGGCCGTGGAGATCCCCTACTTCTTCAGCCGGTTGGAGCTGGTAGGCTAA